Proteins encoded within one genomic window of Glycine soja cultivar W05 chromosome 1, ASM419377v2, whole genome shotgun sequence:
- the LOC114411241 gene encoding 60S ribosomal protein L34 yields the protein MVQRLTYRKRHSYATKSNQHRVVKTPGGKLVYQTTKKRASGPKCPVTGKRIQGIPHLRPAEYKRSRLPRNRRTVNRAYGGVLSGSAVRERIIRAFLVEEQKIVKKVLKIQKAKEKQASKA from the exons ATGGTGCAGCGTCTCACCTACCGCAAGCGGCACAGCTATGCCACCAAGTCCAACCAACACAGGGTCGTCAAAACCCCTG GTGGGAAGCTCGTTTATCAGACTACCAAGAAGAGGGCCAGCGGACCCAAGTGCCCCGTCACTGGCAAGAGGATTCAGGGG ATTCCACACTTGAGGCCTGCAGAGTACAAGAGGTCAAGGTTACCCAGAAACCGTAGGACTGTCAACCGTGCATATGGTGGAGTTTTGTCTGGAAGTGCCGTCAGGGAGAG GATTATCCGAGCCTTCTTAGTTGAAGAGCAAAAGATTGTGAAGAAGGTCTTGAAGATCCAGAAGGCAAAGGAAAAGCAGGCCTCAAAGGCTTGA
- the LOC114411230 gene encoding TMV resistance protein N-like — translation MEIFREVLHFVQKFFISLFTWCITYLIRGSSRRINAVATMPNPTLASSSSLAYEWTYDVFLSFRGEDTRLGFTGHLYHALCEVGVNTFMDDQGLRKGEEITPFLMKAIQESRIAIVIFSENYASSTFCLQELVMIMECLKHQGRLVWPVFYEVDPSDVRHQKGSYAEALAKHETRISDKDKVEKWRLALQKAASLSGWHSNRRYEYDIIRDIVLEVSKKINRNPLHVAKYPVGLESRVQKVKSLLDVESNDGVHMVGIYGIGGIGKTTLACAVCNFVADQFEGLSFLSDVRENSEKHGLVHLQETLLSDILEEKDIKLGNEKRGTPIIKSRLRKKKILLILDDVDKMDQLEHLAGGLHSVDWFGSGSRIIITTRDIHLLDFYGIERTYEVDGLNQEEALELFSWNASRRKQITPSYQEISKRVIQYSNGLPLSLEIIGSDLFGKTVLECKSALDHYETNPHDDILKILKVSYDGLKEYEKKIFLDMACFFKGYELSDVKNILHSGRGLAPDYAIQVLIDKCLIKIVQCRVRMHNLIENMGKQIVRQESPTNSGEHSRLWFSKDILRVLKNNKGSDKTEIIMLHLPKEKEVHWDGTALEKMKNLKILVVKNARFSRGPSALPESLRVLKWCRYPESSLPADFDAKKLVILDLSMSSITFKNPMIMMKFKYLMEMKLSGCELLKEVSDMSGAPNLKKLHLDNCKNLVEVHDSVGFLDKLECLNLNHCTSLRVLPRGMYLTSLKTMSLRRCTSLMSFPEILGKMENIRYLDLIGSAISVLPFSIGNLVGLTRLNLNKCTGLVELPISVFMLPKLENLEANYCDRLAQVRNGEGQDHETVSSSVRDANFNYCYLTEKFLATLLPCLCNVTSLSLNSSNITVLPSSISACLSLTELYLNECKELREIRSLPPNIKYLSAINCKSLTSESKEILLNQKLHETGGTHFKFPGSAIPSWLNYSRRGPSLRFWFRNKFPAITLCVVGVFGSLLKCKMDPILTAMIQAPVITVFAATKYSIQTNHTILSDLLIEFGSNKFERFLIENKWYSAEISFEDIYGITDIEWMGVHVQEHKTNMADIQFTEPKLTMVDSKFWIHFITDVGKQLKCGDAYYCYLPPLRPNEGGEDYDWLQVYILILSVGLHCLLL, via the exons ATGGAAATCTTCCGGGAGGTACTTCATTTTGTGCAGAAATTCTTTATTTCGCTGTTCACATGGTGCATTACGTACCTGATAAGAGGCTCGTCCAGGAG AATCAATGCTGTGGCTACCATGCCTAATCCAACATTGGCGTCCTCCTCTTCTTTGGCCTATGAATGGACTTACGATGTTTTCCTCAGTTTTAGAGGTGAGGATACCCGCTTGGGTTTTACCGGACACCTTTATCATGCTCTGTGTGAAGTGGGAGTCAACACCTTCATGGATGATCAAGGGCTGAGGAAGGGAGAAGAAATCACACCATTTCTAATGAAGGCAATTCAAGAATCCAGGATTGCTATTGTGATTTTTTCAGAAAActatgcatcatcaacgtttTGTTTACAAGAACTTGTGATGATCATGGAATGCTTAAAACATCAGGGCAGGTTGGTCTGGCCTGTTTTTTATGAAGTGGATCCATCTGATGTGCGCCATCAGAAAGGAAGTTATGCAGAAGCACTAGCCAAGCATGAGACAAGAATCAGTGATAAGGACAAGgtggaaaaatggaggttagCTTTGCAAAAAGCTGCAAGTCTATCTGGTTGGCATTCCAATCGAAG GTACGAATATGATATCATTCGGGACATCGTTCTAGAGGTCTCTAAAAAGATCAATCGGAACCCTTTACATGTAGCTAAATACCCAGTTGGCTTAGAGTCTCGCGTGCAGAAGGTAAAGTCACTTCTTGATGTTGAGTCAAATGATGGAGTCCACATGGTAGGGATTTATGGAATAGGCGGAATTGGAAAAACAACACTTGCATGTGCAGTGTGCAATTTCGTTGCTGATCAATTTGAaggtctttcttttctttctgatgTTAGAGAAAATTCTGAGAAGCATGGACTGGTACACCTTCAGGAGACACTTCTTTCTGATATACTTGAGGAGAAAGACATTAAGTTGGGGAATGAAAAGAGAGGAACTCCAATAATTAAAAGTAGGCTCCgtaaaaagaaaattcttttgattttggaTGATGTTGACAAAATGGATCAATTAGAACATCTTGCTGGTGGACTTCATTCAGTTGATTGGTTTGGTTCTGGGAGCAGAATTATTATAACAACTAGAGATATACATCTGCTAGATTTTTATGGGATTGAAAGAACCTATGAAGTAgatggattaaatcaagaagaaGCCCTTGAATTGTTCAGCTGGAATGCTtccagaagaaaacaaattactCCTAGTTATCAGGAAATTTCAAAAAGAGTAATACAGTATTCTAATGGCCTTCCATTATCTCTAGAAATAATAGGTTCTGATTTATTTGGTAAAACAGTGTTGGAATGTAAGTCAGCATTAGATCATTATGAAACAAATCCTCATGACGATATTCTGAAAATCCTAAAAGTAAGCTATGATGGCTTAAAGGAATATGAGAAGAAAATTTTTTTAGACATGGCTTGCTTCTTTAAAGGATATGAACTTAGTGATGTAAAAAACATACTACATAGTGGTCGTGGCTTAGCTCCAGACTATGCTATCCAGGTGTTAATTGACAAGTGTCTGATAAAAATTGTTCAATGTCGTGTGAGAATGCATAATCTGATTGAGAATATGGGTAAACAAATTGTGCGACAGGAATCACCCACAAATTCTGGTGAACACAGTAGATTATGGTTCTCTAAAGATATTCTTCGTGTTTTAAAAAACAACAAG GGATCCGATAAAACTGAGATCATCATGTTACACTTgcccaaagaaaaagaagtgcaCTGGGATGGAACAGCATTGGAGAAGATGAAAAACCTTAAAATACTGGTGGTAAAAAATGCTCGCTTTTCTAGAGGACCTAGTGCTCTCCCAGAAAGTTTAAGAGTGCTAAAATGGTGTCGATATCCTGAATCTTCGCTGCCTGCTGATTTTGATGCAAAAAAACTTGTCATATTGGATTTGTCTATGAGTTCCATTACGTTCAAGAATCCAATGATCATGATG AAATTTAAGTACTTGATGGAAATGAAGTTGAGTGGTTGCGAATTACTAAAAGAAGTATCTGACATGTCTGGAGCACCAAATTTGAAGAAACTGCATCTTGATAATTGCAAAAATTTAGTTGAAGTTCATGATTCCGTTGGATTCCTTGATAAACTTGAATGCTTGAACCTTAATCACTGCACTAGTCTTAGGGTTCTTCCTCGTGGCATGTACTTAACTTCTCTTAAAACCATGTCCCTTAGGAGATGCACAAGTCTCATGAGTTTTCCAGAAATTTTAGGGAAGATGGAAAACATAAGGTACCTTGATTTGATTGGCAGTGCCATAAGTGTCTTGCCTTTTTCAATTGGAAATCTTGTTGGGCTCACTAGGCTGAATCTGAATAAATGCACTGGGCTAGTTGAACTACCAATTAGTGTTTTTATGCTGCCCAAACTTGAGAACTTGGAAGCTAACTATTGTGATCGGCTTGCACAAGTACGGAATGGAGAAGGTCAAGATCATGAAACGGTGTCTTCAAGTGTTAGGGATGCTAATTTTAACTATTGTTATCTGACAGAGAAGTTTCTTGCTACTCTTCTTCCTTGCTTGTGCAATGTGACATCTTTATCCCTTAATTCCAGCAATATCACAGTCCTTCCATCATCAATCAGTGCCTGTCTCTCCTTGACCGAACTTTATTTGAATGAATGCAAGGAGCTCCGGGAAATCAGAAGCCTGCCACCAAACATAAAATATCTTTCTGCTATCAATTGCAAATCCTTGACTTCCGAGTCTAAGGAAATTTTACTGAATCAG AAACTACATGAGACTGGGGGTACACATTTCAAATTCCCAGGATCTGCTATCCCAAGTTGGTTGAATTACAGTAGAAGGGGCCCATCCCTGCGTTTCTGGTTTCGTAACAAGTTCCCAGCAATTACTCTATGTGTTGTTGGAGTTTTTGGTAGTCTGCTTAAGTGTAAGATGGACCCTATCTTAACTGCCATGATACAGGCCCCAGTGATTACCGTATTTGCTGCTACAAAATATTCAATTCAGACAAATCATACAATTCTGTCTGATCTGTTGATTGAATTTGGCAGTAATAAATTTGAAAGATTCCTTATTGAGAATAAATGGTACAGTGCAGAGATTTCATTTGAGGATATTTATGGAATAACAGACATTGAATGGATGGGAGTACATGTACAGGAACATAAAACAAACATGGCAGATATTCAATTTACAGAGCCCAAGCTTACAATGGTAGACAGTAAATTCTGGATTCACTTTATTACTGATGTCGGAAAACAATTGAAATGTGGTGATGCCTATTACTGTTATCTCCCACCATTGAGACCAAATGAAGGAGGCGAAGACTATGACTGGCTTCAAGTGTACATTCTGATTCTCTCTGTGGGACTCCATTGTCTCCTTCTCTGA